A single region of the Schizosaccharomyces osmophilus chromosome 3, complete sequence genome encodes:
- the bfr1 gene encoding plasma membrane brefeldin A efflux transporter Bfr1, protein MSSSAGHFAAPSESSYASANSLDDHSSRPLDVFPKTTKDQQSDASSISSAATYAARNQHQPHPQMTHETHYDSTTYAPPVDAPTSSSSVSSVDHLSGDPFALGEDFDLKRYLRGYKDALQRDGIHSRTTGVCMRDTSIYGLGSGYEFLTTFIDIFAAPYRRFKERQVVKKAILSHTNALANAGELVMVLGQPGAGCSTYLRSVAGETDHYKDTETTLHYDGINAAEMRKHYPGDVLYSGENDVHFPSLTTRETINFAARVRTPRNRPCNLSRNEYMSRVRDLIATSFGLTHTYKTKVGNDFIRGVSGGERKRVTISEAFALRPTIACWDNSTRGLDSSTAFEFVNNLRICADELQLTSFVTAYQASQKIYDLFDRVCVLYAGRQIYYGPASKAKDYFLNMGFVCHPRETTPDFLTAISDPNARQPKEGWEDRVPRTPEDFERRWHEHPLHAQLLREMDEYDRRWDENSSPDSTRSSKDLNDGTSAVTKHEQYRDSARSEKAKTMSKTSPYTVTFWMQLRYCLIRSWQRFINDPAYIGAMAFAFMFQSLIIGSIFYNLQDTTSDMFTRGGTLFFAILFTALQSLSEIANMFAQRPIIAKHRASALYHPAADVISSLIVDIPFRFINVTVFSIILYFLTDLRRTAGGFWTFYVFLFLSALTMTTFFRGLASIMPNVASASALGGMGVLAIAIYTGYAIPNINVGWWFRWISYVDPVQFGFASLMINEFKAQKYQCTSMVPSGGDYDNVSSEYKVCPITSAQPGQTTVDGSSYLYASFNYKTRQLWRNLAIIIGYYAFLIGVNIVASEVLNFSDLKGEYLIFRRGHAPSAVKEAVQEGGKPLDLETGQNTQGGNVEKSPPNSEETDKEYETIEKSKDIFSWRDLSYDITIKGEKRRLLSGVNGFVRPGKLTALMGESGAGKTTLLNVLAQRVDIGIVTGNMLVNGHPLDSTFQRRTGYVQQQDVHVSESTVREALQFSAALRQPSTVPLSEKYEYVESVIKLLEMEAYAEAIIGTPGSGLNVEQRKRATIGVELAAKPALLLFLDEPTSGLDSQSAWSIVQFLRKLTDAGQAILCTIHQPSAVLFDQFDRLLLLQKGGKTVYFGNIGDNSRTLLNYFSSHGATPCPPDANPAEYILDVIGAGATAKTDRDWHEVWQNSDERKETTQELDEIERSKPETKEKVNKSDTHTYAMPIWTQIRFVLLRNFQSYWREPSLLMSKMMLNIFAGLFIGFTFYNQGTGSQNMQNKLFAVFMATVLAVPLINGLQPKFIDLRNVFEVREKPSNIYSWVAFVISAIIVEIPFNLIFGTIFFLCWFYPVKFYKNLEHTSDRTGYAWLMYMIFQMYYSTFGQAVASACPNAQTASVVNSLAFTFIITFNGVMQPISNLIKFWHWMHSLTPFTYIIEGLLGDLLHNVPVNCKPNEISHLNPPNGETCQSYLKNFLQSELAGNLLNPDATTDCQYCRYRTGDQFLMQFGMKFDHRWRNFGIVIGYVFFNVFAVLLLFYIFRVMKIRSTRLYRKITRTG, encoded by the coding sequence ATGTCTTCCTCCGCTGGCCATTTTGCAGCTCCTTCTGAATCTTCTTACGCATCCGCTAATTCCCTGGATGACCATTCCTCTCGTCCTCTTGATGTCTTTCCCAAAACTACCAAAGATCAGCAATCAGATGCCTCTTCCATATCCTCTGCTGCGACCTACGCAGCTAGAAATCAACATCAACCTCACCCTCAGATGACCCATGAGACCCATTACGACTCTACCACCTATGCCCCTCCCGTTGACGCCCCtacttcttcctcttccgTCTCGTCGGTCGATCATCTTAGCGGTGATCCTTTTGCATTGGGCGAGGATTTTGATCTTAAACGTTACCTTCGTGGCTACAAAGATGCCCTTCAACGCGACGGCATCCACTCCCGTACCACCGGTGTCTGCATGCGCGATACCAGCATTTATGGTTTGGGCTCTGGTTACGAGTTTCTTACTACCTTTATCGACATTTTCGCTGCTCCCTACCGTCGGTTCAAAGAACGACAGGTTGTCAAAAAGGCCATCCTCTCCCATACTAACGCCCTCGCAAATGCTGGTGAGCTCGTCATGGTCTTAGGTCAACCCGGTGCTGGTTGCTCAACTTATTTGCGCTCCGTCGCTGGCGAAACTGATCATTATAAAGACACCGAGACCACCCTTCATTACGACGGCATCAATGCCGCCGAAATGAGAAAGCATTACCCAGGTGATGTCCTTTATTCTGGTGAAAATGATGTCCATTTCCCCTCTCTTACTACCCGCGAAACTATCAACTTTGCCGCTCGTGTTCGCACTCCTCGCAATCGTCCATGCAACCTCTCCCGTAACGAGTACATGTCTCGGGTTCGTGATCTCATTGCTACTAGTTTTGGTCTTACCCATACTTACAAGACAAAGGTCGGTAACGACTTCATTCGTGGTGTCTCGGGTGGTGAACGCAAACGTGTTACTATTAGTGAAGCCTTTGCTCTTCGGCCCACCATTGCCTGCTGGGATAATAGTACCCGTGGTTTGGATTCTAGTACCGCTTTCGAATTCGTAAATAACCTACGTATTTGTGCAGACGAGCTCCAGTTAACCTCTTTCGTCACTGCTTATCAAGCTAGTCAAAAGATTTATGATCTTTTCGACCGTGTTTGTGTCCTTTATGCTGGTCGTCAAATTTATTATGGCCCGGCTTCCAAGGCCAAAGACTACTTCCTCAACATGGGTTTTGTTTGCCATCCCCGTGAAACTACCCCTGATTTCTTGACGGCCATTTCCGATCCCAATGCCCGTCAACCTAAAGAGGGTTGGGAAGACCGTGTTCCGCGCACTCCTGAAGACTTTGAACGTAGATGGCATGAACACCCCTTGCATGCTCAACTTCTTCGTGAGATGGATGAATACGATAGAAGATGGGATGAAAACTCTTCTCCCGATTCTACTCGCTCATCGAAGGATCTCAACGATGGTACGTCTGCTGTCACAAAACATGAACAGTATCGTGATAGTGCTCGTTCTGAAAAAGCGAAAACTATGTCTAAAACATCTCCTTACACTGTCACTTTTTGGATGCAATTGCGCTATTGTTTAATTCGTTCGTGGCAACGATTTATCAATGATCCGGCTTACATCGGAGCCAtggcttttgcttttatgTTCCAATCGTTAATTATTGGCTCCATTTTTTACAATCTTCAGGATACTACCAGTGATATGTTCACTCGTGGTGgtactcttttttttgccaTCTTATTTACTGCTCTTCAAAGTCTTTCAGAAATTGCAAACATGTTTGCCCAACGTCCTATTATTGCGAAGCATCGTGCATCTGCTCTCTATCATCCAGCGGCCGACGTTATCAGTAGTTTGATTGTTGATATTCCTTTCCGGTTCATCAATGTAACCGTCTTTTCTATCattctttactttttaacTGATTTGCGACGTACTGCTGGAGGCTTTTGGACCTTTTATGTCTTCTTATTCCTTTCTGCACTTACGATGACTACGTTCTTTAGAGGTCTCGCTTCCATCATGCCTAATGTAGCTTCTGCTTCTGCTTTGGGTGGTATGGGTGTCTTGGCTATTGCCATCTACACTGGTTATGCTATTCCCAATATTAATGTTGGCTGGTGGTTCCGTTGGATTTCATACGTTGATCCTGTACAATTCGGCTTCGCCTCTCTTATGATTAATGAATTTAAAGCTCAAAAATACCAGTGCACTTCAATGGTTCCTTCTGGAGGTGATTACGATAATGTTTCTTCTGAATATAAAGTCTGCCCAATCACCAGCGCCCAACCAGGTCAGACTACTGTTGACGGCTCATCCTACCTTTACGCGAGCTTCAATTACAAAACCCGTCAATTATGGAGAAATCTTGCAATCATTATTGGTTATTATGCTTTCTTGATTGGTGTTAACATCGTTGCTAGTGAGGTCTTGAATTTTAGTGACCTGAAGGGTGAATATCTCATTTTCCGTCGTGGCCATGCTCCCAGTGCTGTAAAGGAGGCTGTTCAAGAAGGCGGAAAACCTTTGGATTTAGAAACTGGTCAAAATACTCAAGGTGGCAATGTTGAAAAATCCCCTCCAAATTCTGAAGAAACCGACAAAGAGTACGAGACTAttgagaaaagcaaagacaTTTTCAGCTGGAGAGATCTATCTTATGATATCACTATTAAAGGAGAAAAGCGACGACTTTTGAGTGGGGTTAATGGTTTTGTAAGGCCAGGAAAACTTACCGCCTTGATGGGTGAGTCAGGTGCTGGTAAGACCACCCTTTTAAACGTGCTTGCTCAACGTGTTGACATCGGTATTGTCACTGGTAATATGCTTGTTAATGGTCACCCTCTTGACTCTACATTCCAGCGTCGTACCGGGTATGTACAGCAACAGGATGTTCACGTTTCTGAGTCTACTGTTCGAGAAGCACTTCAATTCAGTGCTGCACTTCGCCAACCGTCCACTGTTCCTCTTTCTGAAAAGTATGAATACGTTGAAAGTGTTATCAAATTATTGGAAATGGAAGCCTATGCTGAAGCTATCATTGGTACCCCTGGCTCTGGCTTAAATGTCGAGCAACGTAAGCGTGCAACTATCGGTGTGGAGTTGGCTGCTAAACCagctcttcttttgtttttagaTGAGCCCACTTCGGGTTTGGATAGTCAATCGGCATGGTCGATCGTTCAATTTTTGCGTAAACTGACTGATGCTGGCCAAGCAATTCTTTGCACAATTCACCAACCTAGTGCTGTGTTGTTTGACCAATTTGACAGATTGCTGCTACTCCAAAAGGGTGGTAAGACAGTGTACTTTGGTAATATTGGTGATAATTCCAGGACTTTATTGAATTACTTTTCCTCTCATGGAGCTACTCCTTGTCCTCCTGATGCTAACCCAGCCGAATACATTCTTGACGTGATTGGCGCTGGTGCAACTGCGAAGACTGATCGTGATTGGCATGAAGTTTGGCAAAATTCGGATGAACGTAAAGAAACTACTCAAGAGttggatgaaattgaacgtAGTAAGCCGGAGACCAAAGAGAAGGTTAACAAATCAGATACTCATACTTATGCTATGCCAATTTGGACCCAAATTAGATTTGTGTTGCTTAGAAATTTCCAGTCTTATTGGAGAGAACCCTCGCTATTGATGTCTAAGATGATGTTGAATATTTTCGCCGGATTGTTTATCGGCTTCACTTTCTATAATCAAGGAACAGGTTCTCAAAACATGCAAAATAAGCTTTTCGCAGTTTTTATGGCAACAGTGCTTGCTGTTCCTCTTATTAATGGTCTACAACCCAAATTCATTGATCTTCGAAATGTGTTTGAAGTAAGAGAGAAGCCATCCAACATTTACAGTTGGGTTGCATTTGTTATTTCGGCAATTATAGTCGAAATCCCATTCAACCTTATATTTGGTacgattttctttttgtgttGGTTTTATCCCGTCAAGTTTTATAAGAATTTGGAACATACAAGTGACAGAACAGGTTATGCTTGGTTAATGTATATGATTTTCCAAATGTACTATTCCACATTTGGCCAAGCCGTCGCTAGTGCTTGTCCCAACGCTCAGACTGCGTCCGTCGTGAACAGTTTGGCATTTACTTTCATTATCACCTTCAACGGTGTCATGCAGCCAATCAGCAATTTGATTAAATTTTGGCATTGGATGCACTCTTTGACACCTTTCACTTACATTATTGAAGGTTTATTGGGTGATTTATTGCACAATGTTCCGGTGAACTGCAAGCCGAACGAAATCAGCCACTTGAATCCTCCAAATGGTGAAACTTGTCAATCCTACTTGAAGAACTTTTTGCAAAGTGAGCTTGCCGGTAATTTATTAAACCCTGATGCCACAACCGATTGTCAATATTGTCGATACCGTACGGGTGACCAGTTTTTGATGCAGTTCGGTATGAAGTTTGATCATCGCTGGCGTAACTTTGGTATCGTCATTGGTTATGTCTTCTTCAATGTCTTTGCTGTGTTGCTACTATTTTACATTTTCCGGGTTATGAAAATTAGAAGTACTCGACTTTACAGAAAGATTACAAGAACTggataa
- the wee1 gene encoding M phase inhibitor protein kinase Wee1 translates to MSSSSSSNRRPCTLRRSQRSMNLNQETFFPPNTTSSSTNASPFYSPQSPSAASSSTAKPSLHSSPFSHPSRPPFSVKRSYLPSTNTSPFTQTAVPSISNSSTTLASTSPSPPFSLSSSYKSSGSAPKRTYFSTSLTNGTSSPPPPSHHSSPANLSPSSSSFLSSYRSPYTPAQKLRKKDPFSSLKHPPNTFSSSQPSSFSPFATSSPQFVSTSTPGPAAAVAAPPPPRFPSHSHRPSSSSFFSQSSHAFASPQKSPQRFPVQHPVATPSAAPSPSVFLPTPKRPTPRSSSFLFGKSNPAPSPFSSIKHNDSPMLHNPSPDPSSHDDHSSSFASTSTLFPNATLPISNPGHNLFTTPFQQVKPSSQAFLSTGLLSKQSRPRKPFNLTTPLPPSTPSKPSSVLRSNMKLADSPPSPSTPSNTNSSSFVLQGQSTPTHQNSFSSAKLGKPSMDFLRLQPPSSTVKQPSGSEFLAPSTPTRNPFDFENSSMYLDEFHYPSHQHRNNSEIFAEMEEESAILGNPANVNSNLSFPSALTSKSPESPADDLHNRFRNITVLGRGEFSEVFQVEDPLERSLKYAVKKLKVKYSGPKERSRLLHEVSIQRALKGHDHIVELIDSWEFNGYLFMQVELCENGSLDRFLEEQGQLSRLDEFRVWKILVELALGLQYIHSKNYIHLDLKPANVMITFEGTLKIGDFGMASVWPVPRGLEREGDCEYIAPEILSNHLYDKPADIFSLGITVFEAAANIVLPDNGQSWQKLRSGDLSDAPRLSSTEGSSNTSSSRDLPMNSIIGQGGLDRVVQWMLAPEPRNRPTIDQILATPEVSWVELRRKAGAIIYEGLHGSSASPQGDQMMEDWQVNV, encoded by the coding sequence ATGTCCTCCTCCTCTTCCTCGAATCGTAGGCCTTGTACCCTTCGGCGATCCCAACGTTCTATGAATCTCAATCAGGAAACCTTCTTCCCTCCTAACACTACTTCCTCCTCCACCAATGCTTCTCCCTTTTACTCTCCTCAATCTCCTTCCGCCGCCTCTTCCTCCACCGCCAAACCCTCTCTCCATTCCTCTCCATTTTCCCATCCTTCTCGACCCCCTTTTTCCGTAAAACGCTCCTACCTACCTTCCACCAATACCTCTCCTTTTACCCAAACCGCTGTTCCTTCTATTTCCAACTCTTCTACCACCCTCGCCTCTACTTCCCCCTCTCCTCCTTTTTCCCTCTCTTCTTCCTACAAGTCTTCCGGAAGCGCCCCAAAACGTACCTACTTTTCCACTTCCCTCACAAACGGTACTTCCTCTCCCCCTCCGCCCTCTCACCATTCCTCCCCTGCTAACCTTTCTCCttcctcctcttcttttttgtccTCCTATCGCAGTCCCTACACTCCCGCACAAAAACTTCGGAAAAAGGACCCTTTCTCTTCCCTCAAACACCCTCCCAATACCTTCTCTTCCTCTCaaccttcttccttttcccCTTTTGCTACTTCGTCTCCCCAATTCGTTTCTACTTCCACCCCAGGTCCCGCTGCTGCTGTCGCCGCTCCCCCTCCTCCTCGCTTTCCCTCTCATTCTCACCGcccttcctcttcctccttcttctcTCAATCCTCACACGCTTTTGCTTCTCCTCAAAAGTCTCCTCAACGTTTCCCCGTCCAACATCCAGTCGCAACTCCTTCAGCAGCTCCGTCTCCTTCCGTCTTTCTACCAACTCCTAAACGTCCAACTCCccgttcttcttcttttctgtttggTAAATCCAATCCGGCCCCTTCtcccttttcttccataaaACATAATGATTCTCCCATGCTTCACAATCCCTCTCCCGATCCATCCTCACATGATGATCACTCCTCCTCCTTTGCTTCCACTTCTACTCTTTTCCCAAACGCAACCCTTCCGATTTCAAATCCCGGCCACAATCTTTTTACCACCCCATTTCAACAGGTCAAACCTTCCTCCCAGGCTTTTCTCAGTACTGGTTTGCTTTCCAAACAGAGTAGGCCTCGTAAACCTTTTAATCTTACGACTCCCTTGCCTCCAAGCACTCCTTCAAAGCCTTCCTCCGTTTTGCGTTCCAACATGAAGCTAGCTGACTCTCCTCCTTCTCCTTCCACACCTTCCAACAcgaattcttcttcttttgtcttGCAAGGCCAAAGCACCCCCACCCATcaaaactctttttcttccgCAAAACTCGGCAAGCCATCTATGGACTTTTTGAGGTTGCAGCCGCCCTCTTCTACCGTCAAGCAGCCCTCGGGATCTGAATTCCTTGCCCCTTCTACCCCTACTCGTAAtccttttgattttgaaaactcgTCGATGTACTTGGACGAGTTTCATTATCCCTCTCATCAGCATCGCAATAACTCTGAAATTTTTGCTGAAATGGAAGAGGAATCTGCAATCCTGGGAAACCCCGCCAATGTAAATTCGAACTTGTCATTTCCTTCTGCTCTTACCTCGAAATCCCCCGAGTCACCTGCGGATGATTTACATAATCGCTTTCGAAATATCACCGTCCTTGGGAGGGGTGAGTTTAGCGAGGTTTTTCAAGTTGAAGATCCTTTGGAACGATCCTTAAAGTATGCtgtaaagaaattgaaggtAAAATATAGTGGACCTAAAGAGAGAAGTCGTTTGTTGCACGAGGTTTCTATTCAAAGGGCACTTAAGGGGCATGATCATATTGTTGAGTTAATTGATTCTTGGGAATTTAACGGGTATCTATTTATGCAAGTAGAGTTGTGCGAGAATGGCAGTCTGGATAGATTTTTAGAAGAGCAAGGTCAGCTTTCTCGCTTAGATGAGTTTCGAGTTTGGAAAATTCTCGTGGAATTGGCTTTAGGACTGCAGTATATACATAGTAAGAATTACATTcatttggatttgaaaCCCGCGAATGTTATGATCACGTTTGAAGGGACTTTAAAAATTGGTGACTTTGGAATGGCAAGCGTCTGGCCCGTCCCAAGAGGATTGGAGCGAGAGGGAGATTGCGAATATATTGCTCCCGAAATTTTGTCCAACCATTTGTACGACAAGCCTGCCGACATTTTTAGTCTTGGAATTACTGTGTTCGAGGCGGCAGCTAATATTGTCCTGCCAGATAATGGCCAATCTTGGCAAAAACTTCGTTCAGGCGATCTTTCTGATGCACCACGGCTTTCTTCCACCGAAGGCTCTAGTAACACTTCCTCTTCTCGTGATTTGCCTATGAACAGTATAATCGGTCAAGGAGGTCTCGATCGTGTCGTTCAATGGATGTTGGCGCCCGAACCAAGAAATCGTCCTACAATAGATCAAATATTAGCTACACCAGAGGTCAGTTGGGTAGAGCTCCGAAGGAAGGCTGGAGCTATTATTTATGAAGGACTTCATGGGTCTTCAGCTTCTCCTCAGGGAGATCAAATGATGGAAGACTGGCAAGTCAACGTATAG
- the rsm18 gene encoding mitochondrial ribosomal protein subunit S18, with amino-acid sequence MFTRKFFSSIENNSRHVLQTVSFQRNRPFCTGISLQAPNTQNSSVRKNAGFQRRSDSFIPPFLVPNVTEGQVYSPSDLKFETVEARNQGNFFNPKRHDCFKAANRSPLEFWKNPVVLSNFITELGRIKPRADTGLSAKNQRLVSRAIRRARAVGVLPTKHKSVYAEREK; translated from the coding sequence ATGTTTACGCGGAAATTCTTCAGTTCTATTGAGAACAATTCGAGACATGTGCTTCAAACCGTTAGTTTTCAAAGGAATCGTCCGTTCTGTACTGGTATTTCCCTTCAAGCACCAAATACACAGAATTCCAGCGTGAGGAAAAATGCCGGATTCCAAAGACGGAGCGATTCGTTTATCCCACCTTTTTTAGTACCAAACGTTACTGAGGGTCAGGTATACTCTCCAAGTGATTTAAAGTTTGAAACGGTGGAAGCAAGAAATCAAggcaatttcttcaatccCAAAAGACACGACTGCTTTAAAGCAGCCAACCGGAGCCCACTagaattttggaaaaatccTGTTGTATTGTCTAATTTCATAACTGAATTGGGCCGTATTAAGCCGAGAGCCGACACGGGTCTGAGTGCAAAGAACCAAAGGCTTGTATCGAGGGCCATTCGTCGGGCCAGAGCAGTGGGCGTCTTACCTACCAAACACAAATCGGTATATGCAGAACGAgagaaataa